In the genome of Epinephelus lanceolatus isolate andai-2023 chromosome 18, ASM4190304v1, whole genome shotgun sequence, one region contains:
- the arhgap23a gene encoding rho GTPase-activating protein 23 isoform X7, whose protein sequence is MWAASDADLRKLHAPMPAAMLPCPAPAGSDWSFQNPVGVDCSSPEPRCIWLAVLRSATGSAPPPASPAMPTGHSKSSHQPRGKGRRDGLSSTGDNPRPPMATRPGREGVGMGWKGPRTLVLHKNSQGFGFTLRHFIVYPPESALHTNLKDEENGNGKGYQKGRLEPMDTIFVKSVREKGPAHQAGLCTGDRLVKVNGESVLGKTYSQVIALIQNSESVLELSIMPKDEDVLQLVSAYSQDAYLTGNEPYTGGAEYLPPPPPICYPHTKATPPAGAPPPPPMGQNQLDNWSRWAGSSSPSSPLDNRSAVCSPASWQEGRAGEPGGVGHSSPAHRTEEIQYGMTGQQPQGQTRGRSYSSSSSSGGPLSSPLQVHYPNHHAASSSQAQPRKSSSAWTSPPLPQLSHGRNERCQQALSDWYYNQQPERPGRNMQTRHRSYSQDRLIDSRRQQQRAGGWPHSASQDTLLLLQQSGPGPHGEPYWSYGDWEGGPGRGHPATNYTRTRSENLLAQYDRHGRSLEMLDRAAAGLVSPRFERPPWHQQAPKPPPRPDAYPRQGSHHGAAQAPPVSRHAQSHSKHHPQTHTQAHSQPQPQQATPQSRRLPPGQSMDDQPVGYRSYSPSFYRKTGRIMQQAHSFRDPSYSGPHMNWNTPKTSPPEGTTAPLTASASSPLASATPESQDRAYRPTNHERERGSVEGQAEVAAQTQEVVLRQKPPTGRRNAHGMRHPHYALPLDGLEPSLFSPDPQDSAPAPGSMGDVAPRKPNGNLAPLPIEDDSLASIPFIGSIKSGRRSSYLLAITTERSKSCDEGLNTFREEGRVFSRLPKRVKSFFTDGSLDNLGTAEEVRSKRHSTSELGNITYSDVRREGWLHFKQILTEKGKKVGSGMRPWKRVFSVLRSHSLFLYKDKREAVLRGATIGGAAEDEQPISIRGCLVDIAYSETKRKHALRLTTQDFCEYLLQAEDREDMLDWIKVIRENSKTDSEELGFSRQALINKKLNDYRKQSPTGSKPDSSPRMPRMKPPFLLAKTENAAGAPRSPKPEGKDESGPPKSPWGINIMKKAKKAGPKAFGVRLEDCQPGVNNKFIPLIVEICCGLVEDMGLEYTGIYRVPGNNAMVSMLQDQLNKGVDINPAEEKWQDLNVVSSLLKSFFRKLPEPLFTNDKYNDFIDANRMESASERLKTMKKLIRDLPDYYYHTLKFLVVHLKTVADNSDKNKMEPRNLALVFGPTLVRTSEDNMKDMVTHMPDRYKIVETLIQHCNWFFTEEQDKDEKTPVDTEDVQPAPNIDHLLSNIGRTALLGEASDSTNSDSAKSKGSWGSKKDITPKDFLALSIMSAVTGRKRRKRHNARRVGSSTDDDSEHEPIKAGHLGAEEEEEAESPVGDTAPRAEGEEDDDEDEEEEEEEEEEEEDEEVVESGAKEEVEEEAVAVIPSGGRPRCKEEEEAGEGQAAMLLHEEEARAEVKGPTWRAPEDARSIVSGYSTLSTLGRSLGSEGRGDDADDEHSELVSETDNESGFASRSLTQERPDKHPTSPVNTQQPAAPRSFLYTHYKPPVLSPTNLLAPPTALTHTPDSADRSEGGARSTTPSSSSFSSSSTTHRLHSRPSFNSHKLIQCDTLARKKLKSEKGKARSLDLMELSGAAAEADGAGSGSDGAHRVRRETSRTNPSSGSSQESLRLSRPKPSLPPSEAASFTPIGPSGRSLAEQVRARLLGSADDLRSVGLRKPLSPETRRKRRAWRRHTVVASPTEVSDKRPPLTVTEFPLSPIAQNQVKPPGQPRDADGLDQGAATRQAPTSRFHEYL, encoded by the exons GATGAGGAGAACGGCAACGGAAAGG GGTATCAGAAAGGTCGTCTGGAGCCAATGGACACCATATTTGTGAAGAGTGTGAGAGAAAAAGGTCCGGCCCACCAGGCGGGCTTGTGCACAG GGGATCGGCTGGTGAAAGTGAACGGAGAGAGCGTTTTAGGAAAGACGTACTCGCAGGTGATAGCCCTTATTCAgaacag TGAAAGTGTTTTGGAGCTCTCCATTATGCCAAAAGATGAAGACGTGCTTCAGTTGGTAAGT GCATACTCCCAGGATGCCTACCTGACAGGCAACGAACCCTACACAGGGGGAGCTGAGTACCTCCCACCACCGCCACCTATCTGTTACCCACACACAAAGGCCACGCCCCCTGCTGGagcccctccacctccccccaTGGGCCAGAACCAGCTGGATAACTGGAGTCGCTGGGCAGGCTCTTCCAGCCCCTCTTCACCCCTGGACAACCGCTCTGCTGTGTGCAGCCCTGCCAGCTGGCAGGAAGGACGTGCAGGAGAGCCAGGTGGTGTGGGTCACAGCAGCCCGGCCCACCGCACAGAGGAGATCCAGTACGGTATGACCGGCCAACAGCCTCAGGGCCAGACAAGAGGGCGCTCCtactcttcctcttcctcatcagGAGGCCCTTTGTCCAGCCCGCTGCAAGTCCACTACCCTAACCACCATGCTGCCAGTTCCTCTCAGGCTCAGCCACGCAAGTCCAGCTCAGCCTGGACCAGTCCCCCCCTGCCCCAGCTAAGCCACGGCCGCAACGAGCGCTGCCAGCAGGCCCTTTCTGACTGGTACTACAACCAGCAGCCGGAGCGCCCAGGACGCAACATGCAGACCCGCCACCGCAGCTACTCTCAGGATCGGCTCATTGACTCAaggaggcagcagcagcgggCAGGCGGCTGGCCGCACAGTGCCTCCCAGGACACCCTGCTGTTACTACAACAGTCAGGACCAGGGCCCCATGGAGAGCCGTACTGGTCCTATGGAGACTGGGAGGGTGGCCCGGGAAGGGGCCACCCTGCCACTAACTATACGCGAACACGCTCTGAAAATCTGCTGGCCCAGTATGATCGCCATGGCCGCTCGTTAGAGATGCTAGACCGAGCAGCAGCTGGACTGGTCTCGCCTCGGTTTGAGCGGCCTCCATGGCACCAGCAGGCTCCCAAGCCGCCCCCGAGGCCTGATGCCTACCCGAGGCAAGGGAGCCATCATGGTGCGGCACAAGCTCCTCCGGTGTCCCGACACGCACAGTCACATTCTAAACACCACCCTCAGACTCATACCCAGGCCCACTCCCAGCCTCAGCCCCAGCAGGCTACCCCTCAGAGCAGGCGGCTCCCACCTGGGCAGAGCATGGACGACCAGCCGGTGGGCTACCGCAGCTACAGCCCCTCTTTTTACCGCAAGACGGGCCGCATCATGCAGCAAGCCCACTCTTTCAGGGACCCTTCGTACTCTGGCCCTCACATGAACTGGAACACACCTAAAACCAGCCCCCCAGAGGGCACAACGGCACCTCTCACTGCCTCTGCCTCGTCCCCTCTCGCCTCCGCCACTCCCGAATCCCAGGACAGAGCGTACAGGCCAACAAACCACGAGAGGGAACGAGGGTCAGTGGAGGGGCAGGCAGAGGTGGCAGCACAGACCCAGGAAGTGGTGCTGAGGCAGAAACCTCCCACTGGGCGAAGGAACGCCCACGGCATGCGCCACCCCCACTATGCGCTGCCCTTGGATGGGCTAGAACCCTCTTTGTTTTCTCCCGATCCCCAGGACTCAGCTCCTGCCCCTGGTTCCATGGGAGATGTAGCCCCACGTAAACCAAACGGCAACCTGGCCCCCCTCCCCATAGAGGATGATTCACTGGCCTCCATCCCCTTCATAG GCAGTATTAAATCCGGTCGCCGTTCCTCCTATCTTCTAGCCATCACCACCGAACGCTCCAAGTCGTGTGACGAGGGACTCAACACGTTCAGAGAGGAAGGCCGAGTCTTCTC GAGGCTACCAAAGAGAGTGAAGAGTTTCTTCACAGATGGG tctcTGGACAACCTCGGGACAGCAGAGGAGGTTCGATCTAAACGCCATTCCACCTCAGAGCTGGGAAACATCACTTACAGTGACGTACGGCGAGAAGGATGGCTGCACTTCAAACAGATCCTCACAGAGAAGGGCAAG AAGGTGGGCAGCGGCATGCGTCCATGGAAGCGAGTCTTCTCGGTGCTTCGCTCCCATTCGCTGTTCCTCTACAAGGACAAGAGGGAGGCGGTGCTCCGCGGGGCCACGATTGGAGGCGCGGCTGAGGACGAGCAGCCAATCAGCATCCGGGGCTGCCTGGTGGATATTGCGTACAGTGAGACCAAACGGAAGCACGCGCTGCGGCTGACCACCCAGGACTTCTGCGAGTACCTGCTGCAGGCGGAGGACCGTGAGGACATGCTGGACTGGATCAAGGTCATCAGGGAGAACAGCAAAACGGACAGCGAG gAGCTCGGCTTCTCCAGACAGGCCCTCATCAATAAGAAGCTGAATGATTACAGGAAACAGAG TCCAACAGGCAGCAAGCCCGACTCCTCTCCCAGAATGCCCCGCATGAAGCCTCCCTTCCTGCTTGCCAAGACAGAAAACGCAGCAGGGGCACCACGCTCTCCAAAACCAGAGGGCAAAG ATGAGAGCGGCCCTCCGAAGTCTCCGTGGGGAATCAACATCATGAAGAAGGCAAAGAAGGCCGGGCCTAAAGCTTTTGGTGTGAGGTTGGAGGATTGTCAGCCGGGAGTAAACAACAAG TTCATCCCGTTGATTGTGGAGATCTGCTGCGGCCTGGTGGAGGACATGGGTCTGGAGTACACGGGAATCTACAGAGTCCCCGGGAACAACGCTATGGTGTCGATGCTCCAGGATCAGCTCAACAAGGGCGTCGACATCAACCCTGCAGAGGAG AAGTGGCAAGACCTCAATGTTGTCAGCAGTTTACTTAAATCCTTCTTCAGGAAACTTCCAGAGCCTCTTTTCACCAACG ACAAGTACAACGACTTCATTGATGCCAATCGAATGGAAAGTGCATCAGAACGACTAAAAACCATGAAGAAACTA ATTCGAGACCTCCCAGATTATTATTACCACACTCTGAAGTTCCTTGTTGTCCACCTGAAGACTGTAGCCGACAACTCTGATAAAAACaag ATGGAGCCTCGTAACCTGGCTCTGGTGTTTGGGCCAACTCTCGTTCGGACGTCTGAGGACAACATGAAAGATATGGTCACACACATGCCCGACCGTTACAAGATAGTAGAGACGCTCATCCAACAT TGCAACTGGTTTTTCACTGAAGAGCAAGACAAGGATGAAAAG ACGCCGGTGGACACGGAGGACGTGCAACCTGCCCCCAACATCGACCACCTGCTATCCAACATCGGCAGGACCGCTCTGCTCGGGGAGGCCTCAG ACTCAACCAACAGTGACTCAGCTAAATCGAAG gGGTCGTGGGGGTCAAAGAAAGACATCACACCCAAGGACTTCCTGGCTCTGTCCATCATGTCAGCTGTTACGGGCCGCAAACGCAGAAAGCGCCACAACGCCCGCCGCGTGGGCAGCAGCACCGACGACGACTCCGAGCACGAGCCAATCAAAGCCGGACATTTAggggcagaggaggaagaggaggcagagTCGCCCGTAGGGGACACTGCTCCTcgagcagagggagaggaggacgACGAcgaagatgaagaggaagaggaggaggaggaggaggaagaggaagacgaGGAAGTTGTTGAGAGCGGAGCGAAAGAGGAGGTAGAAGAGGAGGCAGTGGCGGTTATTCCCAGTGGTGGTCGGCCACGCtgtaaagaggaagaggaggcaggAGAAGGGCAGGCAGCCATGTTGTTGCATGAGGAGGAGGCGCGGGCGGAGGTGAAGGGGCCGACGTGGAGAGCTCCAGAGGATGCTCGCTCCATTGTTTCTGGTTACTCCACCCTCTCCACGTTAGGGCGGAGCCTGGGGTCAGAAGGGAGGGGGGACGATGCTGATGATGAGCACAGCGAGCTGGTGAGTGAGACGGACAACGAGAGTGGCTTCGCCTCGCGCTCCCTCACGCAGGAACGACCTGATAAACACCCAACATCACCTGTGAACACACAACAGCCAGCAGCCCCACGCAGCTTCCTCTACACACACTACAAACCCCCCGTACTCTCACCTACAAACCTGCTAGCCCCACCCAcagcgctcacacacacaccagactcTGCAGACAGGAGCGAAGGAGGGGCGAGGTCCACCAcgccctcatcctcctccttctcctcctcctccactacTCACAGACTGCATTCACGGCCTTCCTTCAACTCCCACAAGCTGATCCAGTGTGACACCCTGGCCAGGAAGAAGCTGAAGTCGGAGAAGGGCAAGGCTCGCTCCCTGGACCTGATGGAGCTGTCTGGGGCTGCGGCTGAGGCTGATGGCGCTGGTTCTGGCTCAGACGGTGCACACAGAGTGAGGCGGGAGACCTCCAGAACCAACCCCTCCTCCGGCAGCAGCCAGGAGAGCCTGCGCCTGAGCCGGCCCAAGCCCTCCCTGCCACCCAGTGAGGCCGCCTCCTTCACCCCGATCGGCCCTAGCGGCAGGTCTCTGGCAGAGCAGGTCCGCGCTCGTCTGCTGGGCTCAGCCGACGACCTGCGCAGCGTGGGACTACGAAAACCGCTGTCCCCGGAGACACGGAGGAAGAGACGGGCCTGGCGCAGACACACCGTGGTGGCCTCCCCAACTGAGGTCTCTGACAAGAGACCCCCGCTGACTGTCACTGAGTTCCCCCTGTCTCCTATCGCTCAGAACCAGGTCAAACCACCAGGGCAGCCTCGGGATGCAGACGGGCTCGACCAAGGAGCGGCGACACGTCAAGCACCCACCTCTAGATTCCACGAGTACCTGTGA
- the arhgap23a gene encoding rho GTPase-activating protein 23 isoform X10: MWAASDADLRKLHAPMPAAMLPCPAPAGSDWSFQNPVGVDCSSPEPRCIWLAVLRSATGSAPPPASPAMPTGHSKSSHQPRGKGRRDGLSSTGDNPRPPMATRPGREGVGMGWKGPRTLVLHKNSQGFGFTLRHFIVYPPESALHTNLKDEENGNGKGYQKGRLEPMDTIFVKSVREKGPAHQAGLCTGDRLVKVNGESVLGKTYSQVIALIQNSESVLELSIMPKDEDVLQLVSAYSQDAYLTGNEPYTGGAEYLPPPPPICYPHTKATPPAGAPPPPPMGQNQLDNWSRWAGSSSPSSPLDNRSAVCSPASWQEGRAGEPGGVGHSSPAHRTEEIQYGMTGQQPQGQTRGRSYSSSSSSGGPLSSPLQVHYPNHHAASSSQAQPRKSSSAWTSPPLPQLSHGRNERCQQALSDWYYNQQPERPGRNMQTRHRSYSQDRLIDSRRQQQRAGGWPHSASQDTLLLLQQSGPGPHGEPYWSYGDWEGGPGRGHPATNYTRTRSENLLAQYDRHGRSLEMLDRAAAGLVSPRFERPPWHQQAPKPPPRPDAYPRQGSHHGAAQAPPVSRHAQSHSKHHPQTHTQAHSQPQPQQATPQSRRLPPGQSMDDQPVGYRSYSPSFYRKTGRIMQQAHSFRDPSYSGPHMNWNTPKTSPPEGTTAPLTASASSPLASATPESQDRAYRPTNHERERGSVEGQAEVAAQTQEVVLRQKPPTGRRNAHGMRHPHYALPLDGLEPSLFSPDPQDSAPAPGSMGDVAPRKPNGNLAPLPIEDDSLASIPFIAITTERSKSCDEGLNTFREEGRVFSRLPKRVKSFFTDGSLDNLGTAEEVRSKRHSTSELGNITYSDVRREGWLHFKQILTEKGKKVGSGMRPWKRVFSVLRSHSLFLYKDKREAVLRGATIGGAAEDEQPISIRGCLVDIAYSETKRKHALRLTTQDFCEYLLQAEDREDMLDWIKVIRENSKTDSEELGFSRQALINKKLNDYRKQSPTGSKPDSSPRMPRMKPPFLLAKTENAAGAPRSPKPEGKDESGPPKSPWGINIMKKAKKAGPKAFGVRLEDCQPGVNNKFIPLIVEICCGLVEDMGLEYTGIYRVPGNNAMVSMLQDQLNKGVDINPAEEKWQDLNVVSSLLKSFFRKLPEPLFTNDKYNDFIDANRMESASERLKTMKKLIRDLPDYYYHTLKFLVVHLKTVADNSDKNKMEPRNLALVFGPTLVRTSEDNMKDMVTHMPDRYKIVETLIQHCNWFFTEEQDKDEKTPVDTEDVQPAPNIDHLLSNIGRTALLGEASDSTNSDSAKSKGSWGSKKDITPKDFLALSIMSAVTGRKRRKRHNARRVGSSTDDDSEHEPIKAGHLGAEEEEEAESPVGDTAPRAEGEEDDDEDEEEEEEEEEEEEDEEVVESGAKEEVEEEAVAVIPSGGRPRCKEEEEAGEGQAAMLLHEEEARAEVKGPTWRAPEDARSIVSGYSTLSTLGRSLGSEGRGDDADDEHSELVSETDNESGFASRSLTQERPDKHPTSPVNTQQPAAPRSFLYTHYKPPVLSPTNLLAPPTALTHTPDSADRSEGGARSTTPSSSSFSSSSTTHRLHSRPSFNSHKLIQCDTLARKKLKSEKGKARSLDLMELSGAAAEADGAGSGSDGAHRVRRETSRTNPSSGSSQESLRLSRPKPSLPPSEAASFTPIGPSGRSLAEQVRARLLGSADDLRSVGLRKPLSPETRRKRRAWRRHTVVASPTEVSDKRPPLTVTEFPLSPIAQNQVKPPGQPRDADGLDQGAATRQAPTSRFHEYL, from the exons GATGAGGAGAACGGCAACGGAAAGG GGTATCAGAAAGGTCGTCTGGAGCCAATGGACACCATATTTGTGAAGAGTGTGAGAGAAAAAGGTCCGGCCCACCAGGCGGGCTTGTGCACAG GGGATCGGCTGGTGAAAGTGAACGGAGAGAGCGTTTTAGGAAAGACGTACTCGCAGGTGATAGCCCTTATTCAgaacag TGAAAGTGTTTTGGAGCTCTCCATTATGCCAAAAGATGAAGACGTGCTTCAGTTGGTAAGT GCATACTCCCAGGATGCCTACCTGACAGGCAACGAACCCTACACAGGGGGAGCTGAGTACCTCCCACCACCGCCACCTATCTGTTACCCACACACAAAGGCCACGCCCCCTGCTGGagcccctccacctccccccaTGGGCCAGAACCAGCTGGATAACTGGAGTCGCTGGGCAGGCTCTTCCAGCCCCTCTTCACCCCTGGACAACCGCTCTGCTGTGTGCAGCCCTGCCAGCTGGCAGGAAGGACGTGCAGGAGAGCCAGGTGGTGTGGGTCACAGCAGCCCGGCCCACCGCACAGAGGAGATCCAGTACGGTATGACCGGCCAACAGCCTCAGGGCCAGACAAGAGGGCGCTCCtactcttcctcttcctcatcagGAGGCCCTTTGTCCAGCCCGCTGCAAGTCCACTACCCTAACCACCATGCTGCCAGTTCCTCTCAGGCTCAGCCACGCAAGTCCAGCTCAGCCTGGACCAGTCCCCCCCTGCCCCAGCTAAGCCACGGCCGCAACGAGCGCTGCCAGCAGGCCCTTTCTGACTGGTACTACAACCAGCAGCCGGAGCGCCCAGGACGCAACATGCAGACCCGCCACCGCAGCTACTCTCAGGATCGGCTCATTGACTCAaggaggcagcagcagcgggCAGGCGGCTGGCCGCACAGTGCCTCCCAGGACACCCTGCTGTTACTACAACAGTCAGGACCAGGGCCCCATGGAGAGCCGTACTGGTCCTATGGAGACTGGGAGGGTGGCCCGGGAAGGGGCCACCCTGCCACTAACTATACGCGAACACGCTCTGAAAATCTGCTGGCCCAGTATGATCGCCATGGCCGCTCGTTAGAGATGCTAGACCGAGCAGCAGCTGGACTGGTCTCGCCTCGGTTTGAGCGGCCTCCATGGCACCAGCAGGCTCCCAAGCCGCCCCCGAGGCCTGATGCCTACCCGAGGCAAGGGAGCCATCATGGTGCGGCACAAGCTCCTCCGGTGTCCCGACACGCACAGTCACATTCTAAACACCACCCTCAGACTCATACCCAGGCCCACTCCCAGCCTCAGCCCCAGCAGGCTACCCCTCAGAGCAGGCGGCTCCCACCTGGGCAGAGCATGGACGACCAGCCGGTGGGCTACCGCAGCTACAGCCCCTCTTTTTACCGCAAGACGGGCCGCATCATGCAGCAAGCCCACTCTTTCAGGGACCCTTCGTACTCTGGCCCTCACATGAACTGGAACACACCTAAAACCAGCCCCCCAGAGGGCACAACGGCACCTCTCACTGCCTCTGCCTCGTCCCCTCTCGCCTCCGCCACTCCCGAATCCCAGGACAGAGCGTACAGGCCAACAAACCACGAGAGGGAACGAGGGTCAGTGGAGGGGCAGGCAGAGGTGGCAGCACAGACCCAGGAAGTGGTGCTGAGGCAGAAACCTCCCACTGGGCGAAGGAACGCCCACGGCATGCGCCACCCCCACTATGCGCTGCCCTTGGATGGGCTAGAACCCTCTTTGTTTTCTCCCGATCCCCAGGACTCAGCTCCTGCCCCTGGTTCCATGGGAGATGTAGCCCCACGTAAACCAAACGGCAACCTGGCCCCCCTCCCCATAGAGGATGATTCACTGGCCTCCATCCCCTTCATAG CCATCACCACCGAACGCTCCAAGTCGTGTGACGAGGGACTCAACACGTTCAGAGAGGAAGGCCGAGTCTTCTC GAGGCTACCAAAGAGAGTGAAGAGTTTCTTCACAGATGGG tctcTGGACAACCTCGGGACAGCAGAGGAGGTTCGATCTAAACGCCATTCCACCTCAGAGCTGGGAAACATCACTTACAGTGACGTACGGCGAGAAGGATGGCTGCACTTCAAACAGATCCTCACAGAGAAGGGCAAG AAGGTGGGCAGCGGCATGCGTCCATGGAAGCGAGTCTTCTCGGTGCTTCGCTCCCATTCGCTGTTCCTCTACAAGGACAAGAGGGAGGCGGTGCTCCGCGGGGCCACGATTGGAGGCGCGGCTGAGGACGAGCAGCCAATCAGCATCCGGGGCTGCCTGGTGGATATTGCGTACAGTGAGACCAAACGGAAGCACGCGCTGCGGCTGACCACCCAGGACTTCTGCGAGTACCTGCTGCAGGCGGAGGACCGTGAGGACATGCTGGACTGGATCAAGGTCATCAGGGAGAACAGCAAAACGGACAGCGAG gAGCTCGGCTTCTCCAGACAGGCCCTCATCAATAAGAAGCTGAATGATTACAGGAAACAGAG TCCAACAGGCAGCAAGCCCGACTCCTCTCCCAGAATGCCCCGCATGAAGCCTCCCTTCCTGCTTGCCAAGACAGAAAACGCAGCAGGGGCACCACGCTCTCCAAAACCAGAGGGCAAAG ATGAGAGCGGCCCTCCGAAGTCTCCGTGGGGAATCAACATCATGAAGAAGGCAAAGAAGGCCGGGCCTAAAGCTTTTGGTGTGAGGTTGGAGGATTGTCAGCCGGGAGTAAACAACAAG TTCATCCCGTTGATTGTGGAGATCTGCTGCGGCCTGGTGGAGGACATGGGTCTGGAGTACACGGGAATCTACAGAGTCCCCGGGAACAACGCTATGGTGTCGATGCTCCAGGATCAGCTCAACAAGGGCGTCGACATCAACCCTGCAGAGGAG AAGTGGCAAGACCTCAATGTTGTCAGCAGTTTACTTAAATCCTTCTTCAGGAAACTTCCAGAGCCTCTTTTCACCAACG ACAAGTACAACGACTTCATTGATGCCAATCGAATGGAAAGTGCATCAGAACGACTAAAAACCATGAAGAAACTA ATTCGAGACCTCCCAGATTATTATTACCACACTCTGAAGTTCCTTGTTGTCCACCTGAAGACTGTAGCCGACAACTCTGATAAAAACaag ATGGAGCCTCGTAACCTGGCTCTGGTGTTTGGGCCAACTCTCGTTCGGACGTCTGAGGACAACATGAAAGATATGGTCACACACATGCCCGACCGTTACAAGATAGTAGAGACGCTCATCCAACAT TGCAACTGGTTTTTCACTGAAGAGCAAGACAAGGATGAAAAG ACGCCGGTGGACACGGAGGACGTGCAACCTGCCCCCAACATCGACCACCTGCTATCCAACATCGGCAGGACCGCTCTGCTCGGGGAGGCCTCAG ACTCAACCAACAGTGACTCAGCTAAATCGAAG gGGTCGTGGGGGTCAAAGAAAGACATCACACCCAAGGACTTCCTGGCTCTGTCCATCATGTCAGCTGTTACGGGCCGCAAACGCAGAAAGCGCCACAACGCCCGCCGCGTGGGCAGCAGCACCGACGACGACTCCGAGCACGAGCCAATCAAAGCCGGACATTTAggggcagaggaggaagaggaggcagagTCGCCCGTAGGGGACACTGCTCCTcgagcagagggagaggaggacgACGAcgaagatgaagaggaagaggaggaggaggaggaggaagaggaagacgaGGAAGTTGTTGAGAGCGGAGCGAAAGAGGAGGTAGAAGAGGAGGCAGTGGCGGTTATTCCCAGTGGTGGTCGGCCACGCtgtaaagaggaagaggaggcaggAGAAGGGCAGGCAGCCATGTTGTTGCATGAGGAGGAGGCGCGGGCGGAGGTGAAGGGGCCGACGTGGAGAGCTCCAGAGGATGCTCGCTCCATTGTTTCTGGTTACTCCACCCTCTCCACGTTAGGGCGGAGCCTGGGGTCAGAAGGGAGGGGGGACGATGCTGATGATGAGCACAGCGAGCTGGTGAGTGAGACGGACAACGAGAGTGGCTTCGCCTCGCGCTCCCTCACGCAGGAACGACCTGATAAACACCCAACATCACCTGTGAACACACAACAGCCAGCAGCCCCACGCAGCTTCCTCTACACACACTACAAACCCCCCGTACTCTCACCTACAAACCTGCTAGCCCCACCCAcagcgctcacacacacaccagactcTGCAGACAGGAGCGAAGGAGGGGCGAGGTCCACCAcgccctcatcctcctccttctcctcctcctccactacTCACAGACTGCATTCACGGCCTTCCTTCAACTCCCACAAGCTGATCCAGTGTGACACCCTGGCCAGGAAGAAGCTGAAGTCGGAGAAGGGCAAGGCTCGCTCCCTGGACCTGATGGAGCTGTCTGGGGCTGCGGCTGAGGCTGATGGCGCTGGTTCTGGCTCAGACGGTGCACACAGAGTGAGGCGGGAGACCTCCAGAACCAACCCCTCCTCCGGCAGCAGCCAGGAGAGCCTGCGCCTGAGCCGGCCCAAGCCCTCCCTGCCACCCAGTGAGGCCGCCTCCTTCACCCCGATCGGCCCTAGCGGCAGGTCTCTGGCAGAGCAGGTCCGCGCTCGTCTGCTGGGCTCAGCCGACGACCTGCGCAGCGTGGGACTACGAAAACCGCTGTCCCCGGAGACACGGAGGAAGAGACGGGCCTGGCGCAGACACACCGTGGTGGCCTCCCCAACTGAGGTCTCTGACAAGAGACCCCCGCTGACTGTCACTGAGTTCCCCCTGTCTCCTATCGCTCAGAACCAGGTCAAACCACCAGGGCAGCCTCGGGATGCAGACGGGCTCGACCAAGGAGCGGCGACACGTCAAGCACCCACCTCTAGATTCCACGAGTACCTGTGA